The genomic stretch ATCATCTGGACTCACCTCGCTGACGTTGTATCCCTCAGCACCTGGCCGATCGTGTAGCGGGAGATCCCCGCCAGCGTCGGGTTCGAGTCCCAGTAGTAGGGCAGGGCGATCAGCGCGGTCGAGAGCGCCCAGCCTTGGCCGCGCGCCCAGGTGGCGTCGTCGACCGCCAGCGTGGCGCGAAACGTCTCGCGTGGGCCGGCCGGGAGGAGATTCCAGGCGACGATCAGATCGACCGCCGGATCGCCAACCCCGAGGCAGCCGAAGTCGATTACGGCGCTGAGCTGACCATCGGCCACCAGCAAGTTGCCCGATTGCAGGTCGCCGTGGACCCAGACAGGTGGCCCATCCCATGCGGGCGCGTCGAGCGCCACCTGCCATGCCGCCGTCGCTGCGTCGCCGTCGATCCGGTCGCCCAGCTCTGCGATCGCTGCGCGCGTCTCGCGATCGCGTGCGGCCAGCGGCACGCCCCGCGACGAGTTGTCGCCGCCCGACCTGGGGCCGTCGCTGGCGTCAATCGCGTGTAGAGCGGTGACGAATCCGGCGAGGTCGACAGCGAAGCGGTGGGGGGCGACGATCCGGTCCAACGTGGCGTTCTCGCCAGCGAGCCAGGGGGCGATCGACCAGCGCCATGGGTAACCCGCGGCTGGCTCTCCGATCGCGAGTGGTGCGGGTATGGGCAGCGGGAGATGCCGCGCGAGTGCTGGCAGCCAACGGCGCTCCCTCTCCGGCTGCGAAGCGGCCCAGCCGATACGTGGCAGGCGCGCGACCAGGTCGTCGCCGAGGCGGTAGAGCGCGTTGTCCGTCCCGGTCGACGTCACCGGCTCGACCGGCAGGCCGGCCCAGGCGGGAAACTGCGACGCGACGAGCCGCGCCACGAGCGCGGCGTCGGTCGGCGTCTCGTCTGGATGCATCGTGCCGGACATGAATCTCCTCTGAAATGAAGCGAGCGCCCCTCCGAAGCGAGGAGGGAGCGCCCGAATAAACGTATCGTGTATTGTGCGATCTAGTCGGCTGTGACCAGCCCGACCTTCACTGCCGCCGCAAGCGCCTGATCGAAGTCGCGGATGAGGTCCTGCGGATCCTCGATGCCGATCGACAGCCGAACCAGCTTGTCGGTCAGACCCATCCGCTCCTGCTCCTCCTTCGGCACGCTGGCGTGCGTCATCGTCGCCGGATGCTCGGCCAGCGACTCGGTGCCGCCGAGGCTGACCGCGAGGTGGCAGAGCTTCAGCGAGTTGAGGAAGGCGAACGCCTCGGCCTCGCCGCCGCGGACGTCGAACGAGACCATCGACCCCGGCCCGAGGCACTGGCGCTGGTAGACCTCGTACTGCGGGTCGGCCTCGTCG from Thermomicrobiales bacterium encodes the following:
- a CDS encoding aminoglycoside phosphotransferase family protein, with product MSGTMHPDETPTDAALVARLVASQFPAWAGLPVEPVTSTGTDNALYRLGDDLVARLPRIGWAASQPERERRWLPALARHLPLPIPAPLAIGEPAAGYPWRWSIAPWLAGENATLDRIVAPHRFAVDLAGFVTALHAIDASDGPRSGGDNSSRGVPLAARDRETRAAIAELGDRIDGDAATAAWQVALDAPAWDGPPVWVHGDLQSGNLLVADGQLSAVIDFGCLGVGDPAVDLIVAWNLLPAGPRETFRATLAVDDATWARGQGWALSTALIALPYYWDSNPTLAGISRYTIGQVLRDTTSAR